The genome window TTcagagctgaagatctttggCCGAACCCGACCGGTTTTGGTCGGGTTCGGCCGtaatttctaacattttacacgggctcggGCCGGGTTCGGGCTTGCGCTTCGGCTTTGCGCGGGAAATGAGCGGTCATGTGATGCGTTTCGATTAGTGCAAGAAAGACGCGAAAATGGATGCTGAGGAGGTGAAACGGAGGCTTGCCTCGGGCGATTACGTTTTGGTTGCACCAGCAAGTAAAGCAAAGTCTGATGTGTGGAAAAGTTTTGACCATGTGCATAATGAGAATAATGAGCCAGTGGGTTATGTAAAGTGCAAGAAATGCGACATTCTTTTAAAGTACGACAGCAAAACAACAGGGAATTCGTCGCTGATAAGACATGTTGGTCGAAGCTGTTCAACACCTGCCGGTGCCCAGGATCAGTCTACAATCAAATCGTTTGTAACAGCATCAAAACCCATCCCTGCAAAGGTGAAACAAATGATGACGGAGAAGTGTGTTAGCTTTTGCTGTAAAGACATTAGGCCTTTTAATATCGTAAATGGCGAGGGGTTTGAGGATTTGGCGCAAGAACTAATTAATGTCGGGGCTGTGTATGGGAGGGTTCCCGTAAACTCTGTTATTCCCCGCCATGTGACAATTGCGAAAAGGTGCACTGACATGGCAGAAGAAAAGAGGGAAGCTTTAGTACAGAAACTTAAAACTTTGTTGAAGGATGGCACAGTTGCAATGACCACAGACATGTGGACCGAGGATTATCGGAAAATTAGTTATTTGACAATCACATGCCATTTCATAAGTGAGGATATGGAACTGGTAAATAAAACCCTGACAACTACAATGTTTCCTTTGGAAGAGGCAAAGACGGGAGAAAATATCAGAAGGGAGATATTGAAACTACTTATTTGGCCTTGATGCTTCATCTCTCAGCAAAATTGTATGGGTGACTGATAAGGGGGCAAACATTAAATTAGCTCTGCGACCATACCAGAGATTGGACTGCATTGACCATGTCATTAATACGGTACTGCGCCATGGACTCGACACTGGCGAGTTATCCAAAGCCGACGGTGCTCCGGACATAGCAGATACAATTTCTGCCGCTAAATCATTAGTCAGGTACGTTAAACAGTCGGGGTTGGCTGCGCAACTGTCAACAACATTGCTGCAAATGGGAGACACTCGGTTCAGTACGGTGTACCTCACACTGACGTCTATACAGACTGTTTATCATGAGCTCCATGAAAAGCTGGAGGCACGAGGGGAGAGCGCGCGCATTGAAAAAATAGCACCGGACACACTGAGCTTTTTGATAGACTTTCTAAAGCCGTTCTATGAAGCACAGAGAGAACTTGAAGGAGACAAGTATCCAACACTTAATCGTGTGTGTCTCTGGTGTGAGAAACTGAAACGCCACTGTCAGCTTAACGCCCTGGACTCCCCTCAGCAAGCTGTCGTGCGTAAACGGCACGAAGACTGGCTTGCGCGTAAAGTAATAATACAAGACCTCCACAAGATCGCAACATTCCTCTGGCCAAAATTTAATCAGCTGAGAATGTTGTCACAATCAGACAGGGATGCTGTACATGCGCATGCCCGCACTCTTCTCCAAGCCATGGCTGCTGGTGCACTTGATGTGGAGATTCGAGACCCAGAGCTCTCTGGAGTCGAACCCACTCCTCCTCCGGCAAAAAGAACGAATTTTGCAGAGTGGGAAAATGTACAGCAAGCTGACATGGAAGATGACGAGGTCACACGCTACATTAATACGGCTGCTGTCATGGAAAATGATATTGATGTTCTTGGCTGGTGGAAGATCAACAAACCATCCTACCCAAAACTTGCAAAATTAGCCAGATCAGTACTATGCATCCCGGCCAGTAGCAGCAGCAGTGAAAGGGTGTTCAGTGCTGCTGGACGCACCATCAGTGAGCGCAGAACCGCGCTAAAGCCTTCTACAGTGGATTAAATAATTTTTCTCTACAAAAACATGTAATCTTGGTGAGTAAAagtttttcaaataataacttaatattaattgagtcttaaatacataatgtAGACAGAATTTGAAGGCTAATGTTGTCATTATTCTTTTATTCAATTTCAGCTGCTATTAACCGTCACGTTGAGGCTGGATTGTGGAGAGAAGTGGAATACCGTGGAGTCTTTATTTTAATTTCGTTAATGCCAAATACCAACCTTAATTTAGAatttatctttatttaatttgttaagaagttattattattattggagtGTTTGCCTATTTATATGTTAAGTGTATTGGAGAGAAGTTCCGAAGCAAATTCCGCGGAGCCTTCATCTTATTTTGGTATTGCCAAATTCCCATCTTAATTTAGAatttatctttatttaatttgttaagaaattattattattattggcgTGTTTGCCTATTTATATGTTAAGTGTGTTGGGCATTTTTAGAGTGCTAAGATTTTACAATGTTACAGGAGGTTTTATTTTGTTCCAACTTCCAAGTGGCCTGCCCTGTAGCCTAATAAATACTGTTAAAACCCGTCTAAATGActcattcttgacaaaagctgGTGCGTGCGCACACTTTAATAATTTcgggctgtaaacgggttcgggcttttaaaaagctgtcaatcaaaatgtaCTTTCGGGCTCGGGCCGAATTCTATCGGGCTCGGGCCCTTTCGGGCCAAACTTTTAAGGCCCGATTACAACTCTACTCTCTTTCAGGGGCAGACAGAGAATAAAGTTTAcctttaggcggagaagtgcctGGGAGGAGATCGATAGCAATCTCATATGACTGGTGGGGAGGAAGAGAAGTGGCCCGGGCTTTACTGAACACCTGAGGGAGATCTGCGTACTCTGCCGGGACCCCGGTAAGATCGGCTGGAACCTGAAAAACAGAAGAAGAACCCGAAACAGCAGCATCAAGACAAGACACGTGACATGATGGGGACCAACTCAAAGTAACATTACGCTGCCAATCCACGTGAAGGTTGTACTGTGCCAACCAAAATAATTGGAGAGAGTGAGGCATGCAGGAGGTACAGCACAATCTCCTCACGGTGATTACCAGAAATTAAAAGACTTACGGGTGGGGTGCAGTGAGTGACCTGTGCAGTCTGCTGTCCTTTAAGTGTCCATACAGCTAGAGGTACTTCGAGTGAAACAGCAGGAATTCCCCACTCTCGAGCAGTCTTCTCATCCAGAAAGTTACCTTCAACTCCAGAATCCACGAGAGCTTTAGACGAGTGATCAATACCATCAAAGGATAAAGTGACAGGTAAGTGAGTGGAAGAAGCAGGGGAGATTTTACTCATAGCAGTGCCCACCAGAACTCCCGGTGGGCGTTGGCTTTTAATGGGCAGTTCTTAGCGAGATGTCTAGACTTTCCACAATACAGACATAGACCATTCACTagtctcctctctctctctccttagGTGTGAGTCGCATCCTGCCCAGTTGCATGGGTTCGCTGGGGACAGCAGGAGAGGAAGGAGAAGGATGTGCATGGGTAACGACTGTCTCATCTGAGCAAACCCGATGACGTAGGGAACGTCGCTGGCGGCGAAACACCATACGGATCTCAATACGAAGCTCAAGCTCCACCAAAGCATCCATAGTGCGAGGAATATCGTGTGTGGTAATCTCATCCTGAATGTCGTCTCGTAATCCTTTCAGGAACTGTGCGCGGAGAGCTGCATCGTTCCATCCACAAACAGCTGATAATGTCTGAGACTCAACAGAGAAATCAGTGACAGTTCGGTTACCTTGAGTCAGATGAACCAGCCGGGCTGCAGCCGCCTCTCCCTGCGCTGAACGATCGAAGAGTCTAATCATTTCGGTCTTGAAATCCTCAAGCGATCGACAAAACGGGGATTGAGCATCCCAAACTGCCGTGGCCAGAAAGCCACACGCGTATCCTCGGCCATAAATCTTAGTGGCTGCAGAGAAAACACTAACGAGCATAGAGAGAGTAAGGAACAACACGAACCTGGATCGCCGTCATATGTGGGAGGATTAGTGATGTGAAGTTCAGGCTCGATCGAGCGACGAGATTCCAACCACAGCCGTTCCATCTGGGTGTTCATCTCAGTGAGACGGGCAGAGAGACGTTCAACTTCATGAGTGGTAGAGGAGATCTGAGAATCCTGCTTTCCCAGCCAAGCACCTTGTTATGCGAGTGCATTGCGGACCGAATCCACATCCGCTGGATCCATAATTGGCGAGTTCGTCTGTCAGGGtaagaaacacaaacacagatcCAATTGCAAATGTGAATATTTATTGGACAataaggagagagagaggagaatgCTGAGAGAGATCCACTGCTTGGTTACAGGGTGAAAGTTCCAATGCTAAATAGCAAAAATGTTCTGctgcttggtgacagggtgAAAGTTTCTGCTGGACAAACCCAGAATGGACACACGAAGAAATGTTTGGATTTGTTTCAGCATGTACACACTTATAAGGGCATAGCCACCCTGCTGTTAAAACACGCAAATAAGAATGttttgacagaaaaaatatcCTGCAACATTTATCAACATGGCCTTTAACACTGTGTagaataacataaaaaaagttatattatAGTTTCCTTTTTGCGATCAGCTCACAttagcctgactacgtcagacttcgtacttccgctaaatttcattacgcttctgtactcagtctgagatacctcccattcaaacAGTTTTCCTCCGGTCTCAAAacggccgtccaatcaacgaacagagggcgggctgagagccgtgacgtagacgctaaacgccgaatcacggttgtagtttgttgtggacatggaggcacagaaagctatttgctctgttgtggagaaccggcacttgccaacttaaacctgaacaagaaaagtgtttgttaaacatttgaatggagattatgttgttgccctactcccaacaagtttttggaaaagtttaatttatcaactttaccgatcgtcagctagaaactgtgtgcagcacagcttgacgtgcacaacgatcgagaaatcatggaagggcattatattgttcacagttaatggtggaggacgcgtgggcaaacattctttggtgacattcctgattaaccagaaaataaggtaggaagatttaattatatggttatggttgtctggtggaagagtttgagaggagagaggggcgttcctcccgttagacgtgagtggaaagccaccgtaaggatagtgttcaactagctctggcccgatttactttacataatctgcaaaagtcgttcatagccatgttaactctggTATTTCGCTCGATTGGTTtatacgtgtattttacagcagagattcgatgcggctgatccggcgcataaagcacatcatatccaaatgttatgtgtgattggcttacgtttagaccaatgattttaaacttcagacaagcccctcccacgagaaggaaaacgattgtcaattatgcccagccatactctgtctatgaagcgaagcaaaatagcagaggatggtattaccaggctaagCTCACATATGGTTATTTAAAACCCTCAACTTCTGTTATAAAGTAAGTTTGtagcaaaaaacatgtttatatcCTACTATTTCTCCTGTTTTGATAGTGTAGCTCAGCTAACGTGCACCTGCTAACACAACGGAATGTTATAGATATGAAAAATAGGTTTTAGCAATGATTTCAAATGATAAAGCTCCTTGAAATGCTCATTTTTGTAAGAAAGGTATTTGACAAAAAGTCAAAGAAGGTGAAGTAAGACATTTAATcaaacccttacgaaaattaaccatgattttaatttggtaaaagtgtagtaaccatgttttttggtgtattattactatcagcaaaaccatggtttacacggtggtttttgaaaaccatggttgtcataaccatggttattttgttgttaccatagttttactacagtaaccatgtttttttgtttttaagtgtagtaaaaccatgattaatttttgtaagggaagACAAGAGGGATTAAAACACTGAATAGATTGTTGTCAGGaattatataacaaaataatgcAACCAACAAAAATGCTTAGAATATGTGAATAAACAAATGTTAGCATTTAGTGgcttttctaaataaatttaaatagcatggttttaaaaaacatttcataaaattcagagttttagaggtatcatcttTAGCTACAGTGCATTTCTAGATTCTTTTAGGGCCAATTTCAAttagtttttgtagttttgtagccaatttcaatttattttattttatttatttttttgttgttgttttgtttaaatttaacttaaattaatttattgcaaccacttaccttactTTTTTCAGTATAAAGGGGGCAGATAAGGTTTAATAATTGATAGTTCAACGTGGTTGACATACTGAAATTAATTGACATCAATCCTTTGCTAATTGtctataaattaaaaatgttgcaGAATTGCTGAACAGCAATAACTATGAAGATTATTTAGCACACCTCGGTTCCAGAGGTCTGCtctgttaaaggcggagtccacgatgtttgaaaaccaatgttgatatttgaaatcacccaaacaaacacgcccctaccccaatagaatctggaccttctgttgatagacccgcccaacacatacgcaacccggcatttgatttgatttgattggctataagcagtggtgtagtctacgtgatacgcaggtatacgccgtatacccactagaaattgtcaaggatttccgtatacccactaaaaatagcttgaggatgcgtaacagcatggttttctgacatttcaaacttttagtcataattCAGATGTAAAGCACTGACCAgtagcatgctacacttgctattT of Misgurnus anguillicaudatus chromosome 2, ASM2758022v2, whole genome shotgun sequence contains these proteins:
- the LOC129440187 gene encoding uncharacterized protein yields the protein MGDTRFSTVYLTLTSIQTVYHELHEKLEARGESARIEKIAPDTLSFLIDFLKPFYEAQRELEGDKYPTLNRVCLWCEKLKRHCQLNALDSPQQAVVRKRHEDWLARKVIIQDLHKIATFLWPKFNQLRMLSQSDRDAVHAHARTLLQAMAAGALDVEIRDPELSGVEPTPPPAKRTNFAEWENVQQADMEDDEVTRYINTAAVMENDIDVLGWWKINKPSYPKLAKLARSVLCIPASSSSSERVFSAAGRTISERRTALKPSTVD